A single region of the Alteriqipengyuania flavescens genome encodes:
- a CDS encoding LexA family transcriptional regulator, giving the protein MDHLGKGEQAARRRLQRMVRDKGTSLAALSRLIGRNDAYLQQFVTRGSPRHLDEADEKTIAEFLGSASALFETRRWDESKSASSPSFAAPPLRSDDDWIDVPRFPLDASAGPGAFGAQEISYDAIRFSPRWMREMGLEGADLSAIRVEGDSMEPVLRSGDEILVDRSKRSAEGIHVVRVGDALHVKQVQLAGPGRVKLVSANEDYAPIDLALDEVEIIGRVVWKGGRI; this is encoded by the coding sequence ATGGACCATCTCGGCAAGGGAGAGCAGGCCGCACGGCGCAGGTTGCAGCGCATGGTGCGCGATAAGGGGACCAGCCTGGCCGCATTGTCCCGGCTGATCGGGCGCAACGATGCCTATCTCCAGCAATTCGTCACGCGCGGCAGTCCGCGCCACCTTGACGAGGCGGACGAGAAGACAATCGCGGAATTTCTTGGTTCGGCGTCGGCGCTGTTCGAGACCCGGCGCTGGGACGAGAGCAAGTCCGCGTCCTCGCCTTCCTTCGCCGCGCCGCCTTTGCGGAGCGACGACGACTGGATCGATGTGCCCCGGTTCCCGCTAGACGCGTCGGCAGGGCCGGGGGCGTTCGGGGCGCAGGAAATTTCCTACGATGCGATCCGGTTCTCGCCGCGGTGGATGCGTGAAATGGGGCTGGAAGGCGCCGACCTGTCCGCCATCCGGGTGGAGGGGGACAGCATGGAGCCGGTCCTGCGCTCGGGCGACGAGATCCTCGTCGATCGGAGCAAGCGGTCGGCGGAAGGCATCCATGTCGTGCGGGTGGGGGATGCGCTGCACGTGAAGCAGGTGCAGCTCGCCGGACCCGGCCGGGTGAAGCTGGTCAGCGCGAACGAGGATTATGCGCCGATCGACCTCGCGCTGGACGAGGTCGAGATCATCGGCCGCGTCGTGTGGAAAGGCGGGCGGATCTAG